A single genomic interval of Hominilimicola fabiformis harbors:
- the cas3 gene encoding CRISPR-associated helicase Cas3' has protein sequence MEYIGHTSDDGRKQLLLDHLNGTSKLCRENANEFWADIAEFVGQIHDIGKYTSGFQKRINGAENIRVEHAICGAKEVAKAPPKSYVPMIEYCVAGHHSGLPDGGTKVDGEEDPTLHGRMKRKTGDYSAYENEVKLEYPKDNLRELFDVSNQREIIERYSFFTRYLFSCLTDADFIDTERFVTTNTDRGIDGDFQKAYEKVCEKLNSFKIETKLQESRSIIQEQVYKSVESNANVYTLNMPTGSGKTLCSIRAALKTAIENKKKRIIYVIPYVSIIEQTAKVFEDIFGDVLPVLQHHSNYDFDDDKNEDENEITSEKLKRSCENWDAKLIVTTNIQFFESLYHYKGRRLRKLHNLADSVIIFDEIHMLPINYIQPCLRAIGYVTKYLNSTAILMSATMPNYDKFMERYMSGVKIENAVKDTSLFNVFDKCRYEYIGKCELASLAEKAQEYDNALIIVNKRKTARELYDICSGNKYHLSTYMTPLHRSEIIAKIKEDIKNGINTTVISTSLIEAGVDLDFKAVFREIAGIDNVLQSGGRCNREGKMDMGDVFVFETDGGKGEIQLKSNITRNLFEEFDNISTDKCIEEYYSRLFAFNDGNIDKSTITSLMGENLKFDEIPFRTYADNFKFIKNQVIGIVIPRDENKDLIEQLRYGKLSVKRKLQQYSASVHIWELEEMIKEGIIEQLDCGVCILANTDYYKSDVGLTLENDVDYFV, from the coding sequence ATGGAATATATTGGACATACATCAGACGACGGACGGAAACAGCTGCTTTTGGACCACTTGAACGGAACGTCGAAGTTATGTCGTGAAAATGCAAATGAATTTTGGGCGGATATAGCCGAATTTGTGGGGCAAATACACGATATAGGCAAGTATACATCGGGGTTTCAAAAACGCATAAACGGTGCGGAAAATATCCGAGTGGAACACGCAATATGCGGTGCAAAAGAAGTTGCGAAAGCACCGCCGAAATCATATGTGCCTATGATTGAGTATTGCGTTGCAGGACATCATTCGGGTTTACCTGACGGCGGAACGAAAGTTGACGGTGAAGAAGATCCGACCTTGCACGGCAGAATGAAACGAAAAACCGGCGATTATTCTGCGTATGAAAATGAAGTTAAACTTGAATATCCCAAAGATAATTTGAGAGAACTTTTTGATGTCAGTAATCAGAGAGAAATTATTGAAAGGTATTCTTTTTTTACAAGATATTTGTTTTCATGCCTTACGGATGCGGATTTTATAGATACGGAGCGGTTTGTAACTACCAACACAGACAGAGGTATAGACGGAGATTTTCAAAAAGCATACGAAAAAGTATGTGAAAAACTTAATTCTTTTAAAATAGAAACCAAACTTCAAGAATCAAGAAGTATTATACAAGAACAGGTTTATAAAAGCGTTGAATCGAATGCGAATGTGTATACATTGAATATGCCGACAGGCAGCGGAAAAACTCTTTGCAGTATAAGAGCGGCTTTGAAAACTGCGATAGAGAATAAGAAAAAACGTATTATATATGTAATTCCGTATGTCAGTATAATTGAACAGACAGCAAAGGTATTCGAGGATATTTTCGGTGATGTACTTCCTGTGTTGCAGCACCATTCAAATTATGATTTTGATGATGATAAAAATGAAGATGAGAACGAAATAACTTCGGAAAAATTAAAACGTTCCTGTGAAAATTGGGACGCAAAACTTATAGTAACAACGAATATTCAATTTTTTGAATCACTGTATCATTATAAAGGCAGACGACTTAGGAAACTTCATAATCTGGCGGACAGTGTTATCATATTTGACGAAATACATATGCTGCCGATTAACTATATTCAGCCTTGTTTAAGGGCGATAGGGTATGTGACGAAGTATCTTAACAGTACAGCAATTTTGATGTCGGCGACAATGCCGAATTATGATAAATTTATGGAAAGGTATATGTCAGGTGTCAAAATAGAAAATGCGGTTAAGGATACGTCGTTGTTTAACGTATTTGATAAGTGCAGATATGAGTATATCGGAAAGTGTGAACTTGCTTCACTGGCAGAAAAGGCACAGGAATATGACAATGCACTTATAATTGTGAACAAAAGGAAAACGGCAAGGGAATTATATGATATTTGCAGCGGTAACAAGTATCATTTGTCAACATATATGACGCCTTTGCACCGTTCGGAGATTATTGCAAAAATAAAGGAAGATATAAAGAACGGAATTAATACGACCGTGATTTCAACATCACTGATTGAGGCGGGTGTTGACCTTGATTTTAAGGCGGTGTTCAGAGAAATTGCGGGAATTGATAACGTATTGCAGTCCGGCGGTAGATGTAACCGTGAGGGTAAGATGGATATGGGCGATGTGTTTGTTTTTGAAACAGACGGCGGAAAAGGTGAAATTCAGCTTAAATCAAATATAACACGAAATTTATTTGAGGAATTTGACAATATTTCAACCGACAAATGTATTGAAGAATATTACAGTCGCTTATTTGCATTTAATGACGGCAATATAGACAAAAGTACCATAACTTCGCTTATGGGTGAAAATTTGAAATTTGATGAAATACCGTTCAGAACGTATGCCGATAATTTTAAGTTTATCAAAAATCAAGTTATAGGAATAGTAATTCCGCGTGATGAAAATAAAGATTTGATTGAACAGCTCAGATACGGAAAACTGTCCGTAAAACGAAAATTACAGCAGTACAGCGCGTCCGTACATATTTGGGAGCTTGAAGAAATGATTAAAGAGGGGATTATAGAACAGCTTGATTGTGGTGTTTGCATACTTGCAAATACAGATTATTATAAGTCGGACGTGGGTTTGACGTTGGAAAATGATGTAGATTATTTTGTATGA
- a CDS encoding right-handed parallel beta-helix repeat-containing protein: MKKITALLTVLMMCMTFGADFVYAADSNSARNAVLQIRKEIDSHKSNIQSKNGELFKLTPEEIAEADFKNYDTSSVLLGTDLYEFSAGSVSNDIKGKDGTINTLAPNEYKVHSTIKYGKYPSIFNSDTVIKTSGGKRATLVADYSDDVPSYQIVKNVENLYVENIDFENFPMIKFENCDNIIFNNCSFSNFENNGIVFRDCSNIAILNSKFTNCGNQISDSSNSGYSIRIVGDAQSPAENVLIENCTFENSCGKTISFVGDVDDYVIRNNTINNSVWGAIDYWTPTVSGKYADVIENNVCKNIGFGKPSVNDTNALTSGVGCAAIFAGMGTSLPNTIVKNNVVQNCVETGIEGPYELVYHNTVKNTGENSVARYTGSTEAIYIKLTTEFEQKYIGNTIETRGLRCFSSYSNRDDEYKGIYILNNSMNLENTDASIACNYTRSDIEINCKKIKKIVIENNTGMMKDKKSVNIYTDKGYVMDYFSIHNPCMIGSVPEKARYCFNINNN; the protein is encoded by the coding sequence ATGAAAAAAATTACGGCTCTTTTAACGGTATTGATGATGTGCATGACATTCGGTGCGGATTTTGTATACGCAGCGGACAGTAATTCGGCACGCAATGCTGTTTTGCAAATACGTAAGGAGATAGACAGTCACAAGTCGAACATTCAATCGAAAAACGGTGAACTGTTTAAACTTACACCCGAAGAAATCGCCGAAGCGGATTTTAAGAATTATGATACGTCATCAGTACTGTTGGGAACTGACTTGTATGAGTTTTCTGCCGGCAGTGTTTCAAACGACATAAAAGGCAAAGATGGAACAATAAACACACTTGCTCCGAATGAATACAAAGTTCACAGTACAATTAAATACGGAAAATATCCGTCAATATTTAATTCAGACACGGTGATAAAAACTTCCGGCGGAAAACGGGCAACACTTGTTGCAGATTATTCGGACGATGTGCCGTCATATCAGATTGTGAAGAATGTTGAGAATTTATATGTCGAAAATATAGATTTTGAAAATTTTCCTATGATAAAGTTTGAAAATTGCGATAATATTATTTTCAACAACTGTTCTTTTAGCAATTTTGAAAACAACGGAATTGTGTTCAGAGATTGCAGTAATATCGCGATTTTGAACAGTAAGTTCACAAATTGCGGCAATCAGATTTCGGACAGTTCAAATAGCGGTTACAGTATAAGAATAGTCGGTGATGCACAAAGTCCGGCTGAAAATGTGCTTATTGAAAATTGTACTTTCGAGAACAGCTGCGGTAAGACGATAAGTTTTGTCGGCGATGTTGACGATTATGTTATAAGAAATAACACGATTAACAACAGTGTTTGGGGGGCGATTGATTATTGGACTCCGACTGTTTCGGGCAAATATGCAGATGTTATTGAAAATAATGTGTGCAAAAATATCGGTTTCGGCAAACCGTCCGTAAATGATACGAACGCACTTACAAGCGGTGTGGGTTGTGCGGCGATATTCGCGGGTATGGGAACATCGCTCCCTAATACGATTGTGAAAAATAACGTTGTACAAAATTGCGTTGAAACGGGTATCGAAGGTCCGTATGAATTGGTTTATCACAATACGGTAAAAAATACAGGCGAAAATTCCGTTGCGCGTTATACCGGCTCTACAGAGGCGATATATATTAAGCTGACGACTGAATTTGAACAGAAATATATAGGAAATACTATCGAAACAAGAGGTTTGAGATGCTTTTCTTCTTACTCGAACAGAGATGATGAGTACAAGGGAATATACATTTTGAACAATTCTATGAATTTGGAAAATACAGATGCAAGTATTGCTTGCAATTACACTCGTTCGGACATTGAAATCAACTGTAAAAAAATAAAGAAGATTGTTATCGAAAATAATACGGGAATGATGAAAGACAAAAAGAGTGTAAACATCTATACCGACAAGGGTTATGTTATGGATTATTTCAGTATTCATAATCCTTGTATGATAGGCTCAGTGCCTGAAAAGGCGAGATATTGCTTTAATATCAATAATAATTAA